The Clostridiaceae bacterium HFYG-1003 genome includes a window with the following:
- the trpS gene encoding tryptophan--tRNA ligase produces MTEAATPKKKIVFSGIQPSGSLTIGNYLGAIKNWVNHQDLYNNVFCIVDMHAITVRQNPADLRRRSLEVAAIYLASGIDPEKSAIFIQSHVPAHAQAAWVLTCNAYMGELSRMTQYKMKTQNKEGEAIEAGLLYYPVLMAADILLYQADYVPVGIDQTQHVELTRDLAIRFNNYYSPTFTVPEVLLMKAGAKIMDLQNPEKKMSKSSDNPNSYIMIMDKPEDIRRKISRAVTDSIGVIKYSDDQPGIQNLINIMSAINGQSPEAIAAQYAAASYKEFKEAVAETIIAELTPVREKVEELMGSGRSELEAILKEGAARADHMAQKTLRKMYKKVGFVPSF; encoded by the coding sequence ATGACTGAAGCAGCAACCCCCAAAAAGAAAATTGTTTTTTCCGGAATACAGCCCAGCGGCAGCCTGACCATCGGCAATTACCTGGGAGCGATCAAGAACTGGGTGAATCATCAGGATCTATATAATAATGTGTTCTGTATCGTTGATATGCATGCCATTACGGTTCGCCAGAACCCGGCTGATCTTCGTCGCCGCAGCCTGGAAGTAGCCGCCATCTATCTGGCCTCCGGCATTGATCCGGAAAAGTCAGCCATTTTCATTCAGTCCCATGTACCGGCACATGCTCAGGCGGCCTGGGTGTTAACCTGCAACGCCTATATGGGTGAACTTTCGCGGATGACCCAGTACAAAATGAAAACTCAGAACAAGGAAGGCGAAGCCATCGAAGCCGGCCTTTTGTACTACCCCGTTCTGATGGCTGCTGATATTCTGCTCTATCAGGCCGACTACGTACCGGTAGGCATCGACCAGACCCAGCATGTGGAACTGACCAGAGATCTGGCCATCCGGTTCAATAACTACTACTCCCCCACGTTTACCGTACCGGAAGTACTCCTGATGAAAGCCGGTGCCAAAATCATGGATCTGCAGAATCCCGAAAAGAAAATGTCCAAATCCAGCGACAACCCGAATTCCTATATCATGATTATGGATAAGCCGGAGGATATCCGTCGTAAAATCTCCCGGGCCGTTACCGATTCCATCGGAGTGATCAAGTACTCCGATGACCAGCCAGGCATCCAGAATCTGATCAACATCATGTCCGCTATCAACGGACAGTCTCCGGAAGCAATTGCCGCCCAGTATGCCGCAGCAAGCTACAAGGAGTTCAAGGAAGCGGTGGCAGAGACCATCATTGCCGAACTCACTCCCGTCCGTGAAAAGGTAGAGGAACTAATGGGCAGCGGCCGGTCCGAGCTGGAAGCAATCCTGAAGGAAGGTGCTGCCCGGGCAGACCACATGGCACAAAAGACCCTGCGCAAAATGTACAAAAAAGTAGGCTTTGTCCCTTCCTTCTAA
- a CDS encoding NADH:ubiquinone reductase (Na(+)-transporting) subunit D encodes MATESAKQVAIRNIWTDNQVLRQILGICSSLAVTNRMQNSLVMGLGVLFATALSSLTVSAMRNLIPQRIRMIIQVLIISFYVIIVNIILQAFLPDISKQLGPYVGLIITNCIIMGRMEAYAAKNPPLISMLDGMFAGLGYTIVLLIISFIREILGFGTVFGMALPFEFTKWTLMVMPPAAFFIIGTLVWAVNNYQAGREERQGIVRSGSLTVQKKPEGGTN; translated from the coding sequence ATGGCTACCGAATCAGCAAAACAAGTCGCGATCCGAAATATCTGGACCGATAACCAGGTTCTGCGCCAGATTCTTGGCATCTGTTCCTCCCTGGCGGTAACCAACCGGATGCAGAATTCTCTGGTTATGGGGCTCGGTGTGCTGTTTGCCACCGCTCTGTCCAGCCTCACGGTTTCCGCCATGCGGAATCTGATCCCGCAGAGGATCCGTATGATCATTCAGGTTCTGATCATTTCCTTCTACGTCATCATTGTCAACATCATCCTGCAGGCTTTCCTGCCGGATATTTCCAAACAGCTGGGACCCTATGTCGGTCTGATCATTACCAACTGCATCATCATGGGCCGGATGGAAGCCTACGCGGCCAAGAATCCTCCGCTGATCTCGATGCTGGACGGAATGTTCGCCGGTCTTGGCTACACCATCGTTCTTTTGATCATTTCCTTCATCCGTGAAATTCTGGGCTTTGGCACCGTGTTCGGCATGGCGCTGCCCTTTGAATTCACTAAGTGGACCCTGATGGTCATGCCGCCTGCCGCCTTCTTCATCATTGGCACACTGGTCTGGGCTGTCAACAATTACCAGGCCGGCCGAGAAGAACGCCAGGGCATTGTCCGCTCCGGCAGTCTGACCGTCCAGAAAAAACCGGAAGGGGGAACGAACTAA
- a CDS encoding DUF2207 domain-containing protein — MFRKFKVLPSLLLLILAFAAALLPGRTALAAGSFGISRYEATYEVQSNGSVKVTETIEFDIQGDINGVFRDVDTNLGDRLRNTTAKPVGIDFVSAAVVENGTERVLYMTDEGTGRAGLFEFYEGDKQNIYRFKVFEPSSDERKSIRFRYTLTNAVVKFNDIATLNWNMVDANWGVPIENVKITIRIPRGAAKSDLKIFSHGDLTGFNEILNETTFNVEIPLVDPGAVVENLVIFPLSLVPDSQNIVAVTELPRILEEEARYAEEANQAREEAKARVEAEKKRLEDERLRRETGRTLSPFILALGAIGAAVAGFIGIRYGRERKPQFTGDYYRELPGDYTPAVMSYLLERGTQSKDIMATLMDLARKDILSIEPYQTVKRSLFGEKSETDYRLRSQGPTEQQLSKLMAHERFLYDWFINDLGDGQTLAMDDLESLMKRQANAYQFNRDYAQFKGYVTGQGEAMGFREANKTTGSAVFYLVGLVFMAGGAFVLLRYFNFLGVVPIIAGVAVIAVNASMYFKRKLTQYGADQTAMWKAFKNFLLTFSNMDKAEIPALAIWNHYLVYATSLGVAKEVIDQLPKVYTMQQLQDPTFTRTFYPDFYFGRGYMMMDRSLNQAISTANQTIQKAEAVAASRRSSSSGGGGGFSGGSSGGGGGGGGGGVF; from the coding sequence ATGTTCCGAAAATTTAAAGTATTGCCGTCGCTTCTCCTGCTGATCCTGGCCTTTGCAGCCGCGCTGCTTCCGGGAAGGACCGCCCTGGCTGCCGGCAGCTTCGGCATCAGCCGTTATGAAGCGACCTATGAGGTGCAATCCAACGGTTCCGTAAAGGTGACTGAAACCATTGAGTTTGATATCCAGGGGGATATCAACGGCGTCTTTCGGGATGTGGATACTAACCTGGGGGATCGCCTGCGAAATACCACAGCCAAGCCGGTCGGAATCGACTTTGTCAGCGCAGCGGTGGTTGAGAACGGAACAGAACGCGTGCTCTACATGACCGATGAGGGAACGGGACGAGCAGGTCTGTTTGAATTCTATGAAGGAGACAAACAGAACATTTACCGGTTCAAGGTGTTTGAGCCCTCCAGCGATGAGCGGAAAAGCATCCGCTTCCGCTATACCCTGACCAATGCCGTTGTCAAATTCAATGACATTGCCACACTCAACTGGAATATGGTTGATGCCAACTGGGGCGTCCCCATCGAAAATGTCAAAATTACGATTCGGATCCCGCGGGGTGCCGCCAAATCAGATCTCAAGATCTTCTCGCATGGTGATTTGACTGGCTTCAATGAGATCCTGAATGAAACAACCTTCAATGTCGAGATCCCGCTGGTGGATCCGGGCGCGGTTGTGGAAAATCTGGTGATCTTTCCTCTGAGCCTTGTTCCGGACTCGCAGAATATCGTGGCGGTTACAGAACTTCCCAGAATTTTGGAGGAAGAAGCCAGGTATGCGGAGGAAGCCAATCAGGCCAGGGAAGAAGCCAAAGCCCGTGTCGAAGCCGAGAAAAAGCGGCTGGAAGACGAACGGCTGCGGCGGGAAACCGGCAGGACCCTGAGTCCGTTTATTCTGGCACTGGGCGCCATCGGAGCAGCCGTCGCCGGCTTTATCGGAATCCGCTATGGCCGGGAACGCAAACCTCAGTTCACCGGCGACTATTACCGCGAACTGCCGGGAGACTATACGCCGGCTGTCATGAGTTATCTGCTGGAGCGCGGTACTCAGTCCAAGGACATCATGGCAACACTGATGGATCTGGCCCGCAAGGACATCCTCTCGATTGAGCCCTATCAGACGGTGAAGCGTTCCCTGTTCGGGGAGAAGTCGGAAACCGACTACCGGCTTCGCAGTCAGGGGCCAACTGAGCAGCAGCTGTCGAAGCTGATGGCCCATGAGCGGTTCCTCTACGACTGGTTCATCAATGACCTGGGTGATGGTCAGACACTGGCCATGGACGATCTGGAAAGCCTGATGAAGCGCCAGGCCAACGCCTATCAGTTCAATCGGGACTATGCCCAGTTCAAGGGCTACGTGACCGGACAGGGCGAAGCCATGGGATTCCGCGAAGCCAACAAAACAACCGGCTCGGCCGTGTTCTACCTGGTCGGTCTGGTGTTCATGGCTGGCGGCGCGTTTGTGCTGCTGCGCTATTTCAACTTCCTCGGCGTGGTGCCGATTATTGCTGGCGTGGCCGTCATTGCGGTGAATGCCTCGATGTACTTCAAGCGCAAGCTGACCCAGTACGGAGCGGACCAGACGGCGATGTGGAAGGCCTTCAAGAACTTCCTGCTGACCTTCTCCAACATGGACAAGGCCGAAATCCCAGCTCTTGCAATCTGGAACCATTATCTGGTCTACGCCACTTCACTGGGCGTGGCCAAGGAAGTCATCGACCAGCTGCCCAAGGTATACACCATGCAGCAGCTGCAGGATCCTACCTTCACCCGGACCTTCTATCCGGACTTCTACTTTGGCCGAGGCTATATGATGATGGACCGCTCACTTAATCAGGCCATTTCGACAGCCAATCAGACCATTCAGAAAGCCGAAGCAGTGGCAGCCTCCAGGCGCTCCTCCTCATCCGGCGGCGGCGGCGGGTTCTCCGGCGGCTCATCTGGCGGCGGCGGTGGCGGCGGTGGCGGTGGTGTCTTCTAA
- a CDS encoding zinc-ribbon domain-containing protein, with translation MEDKKLICRDCGAEFVFSVGEQEFYKEKGFENEPVRCPECRRSRKMQKNNRDR, from the coding sequence ATGGAAGACAAAAAGTTAATCTGCAGAGATTGCGGCGCTGAATTTGTGTTCTCCGTTGGAGAGCAGGAATTCTACAAAGAAAAAGGCTTCGAAAACGAACCAGTTAGATGCCCAGAATGCAGAAGATCCAGAAAAATGCAGAAAAATAACAGAGACAGATAA
- a CDS encoding FMN-binding protein, with translation MKKGYQYTVIFMIIVASFFTALLSTAQTAMNPKIAENKEIARRQAILYAFDVPSGQTNEEVSQTYDKYVKPDTRTIEGTSIEAFQLVDDAGQVKGYAFPFDGPALWGTIRGYLAVTEDLKEIKGLTFTEQNETPGLGGRIDEEPFKNQWRGVPLPDGDLAYGIIGDKKVDAISGATQSSTAVTKALNILKQNVISKWEVK, from the coding sequence ATGAAAAAAGGATATCAGTATACCGTTATCTTCATGATCATCGTTGCCAGCTTTTTCACCGCACTGCTCTCCACCGCGCAGACGGCCATGAATCCGAAGATTGCCGAAAACAAGGAGATCGCCCGCCGTCAGGCCATTCTGTACGCCTTTGACGTTCCCAGCGGCCAGACCAATGAGGAGGTCAGCCAGACCTATGACAAATACGTCAAGCCGGATACCCGGACCATCGAGGGAACGTCCATTGAAGCGTTCCAGCTGGTGGATGATGCCGGCCAGGTAAAGGGCTACGCCTTCCCCTTCGACGGCCCTGCCCTGTGGGGGACCATCCGTGGCTATCTCGCCGTGACGGAAGACCTGAAAGAAATCAAGGGTCTGACCTTTACCGAGCAGAACGAAACTCCTGGTCTGGGCGGACGAATTGATGAAGAACCCTTCAAGAATCAGTGGCGCGGTGTGCCGCTGCCCGATGGCGATCTGGCCTATGGCATCATCGGCGACAAGAAGGTGGATGCCATCTCCGGAGCAACCCAGTCTTCCACGGCAGTGACAAAAGCACTGAACATACTGAAGCAAAACGTCATTTCCAAATGGGAGGTAAAATAA
- a CDS encoding LemA family protein, whose amino-acid sequence MPTLFWVLLGIIVVLALVVISMYNGLVSMRNQVRNAYAQMDVQMKNRADLIPGLVETVKGAAGHERGTLEAVIQARSAVMNAATPDEAMEANNQMTSALNRMMLLVENYPELKANANFQQLMGELKDAEEKIRYSRQFYNDTVQKYNTKIEVFPSNIIAGMFGFRAERFFEITESERQAPRVDFSGMYDANYNKNDAYAQKAPKTDTAGTPQSLDDLKNGRNQ is encoded by the coding sequence ATGCCAACATTATTCTGGGTACTATTAGGAATCATCGTGGTACTGGCCCTGGTGGTCATTTCCATGTACAACGGACTGGTAAGCATGCGCAATCAAGTGCGCAACGCTTACGCGCAGATGGATGTGCAGATGAAGAACCGGGCGGATCTGATCCCTGGCCTGGTGGAAACCGTAAAAGGCGCAGCCGGCCACGAGCGCGGCACGCTGGAAGCCGTCATTCAGGCCAGATCGGCCGTCATGAATGCGGCCACGCCGGATGAAGCCATGGAAGCCAACAATCAGATGACTTCCGCCCTGAACCGCATGATGCTTCTGGTCGAAAATTATCCGGAGCTGAAAGCCAATGCCAATTTCCAGCAGCTGATGGGCGAACTGAAGGATGCGGAGGAAAAAATCCGGTACTCCCGCCAGTTCTACAACGATACGGTTCAAAAGTACAACACCAAGATCGAAGTCTTCCCGTCCAATATCATCGCCGGCATGTTCGGATTCCGGGCAGAGCGCTTCTTCGAGATTACCGAATCCGAACGGCAGGCTCCGCGGGTTGATTTCTCCGGCATGTATGACGCCAATTACAACAAGAACGATGCCTACGCTCAGAAGGCGCCCAAGACGGATACGGCCGGAACGCCGCAGAGTCTGGACGATCTGAAGAACGGACGGAACCAGTAA
- a CDS encoding FAD-binding oxidoreductase, whose translation MIQDILTGTFSITAIAGGLAVIISVAERYLNNYGECKIDINDGTKELVVDGGNNLLTTLSDKKLFIPSACGGKATCGLCKVQVFEGAGPLLPTEEPYLTQKERDNHYRLACQIKVKGNMKLGIPEELFNIKEYNTRLVSLKDLTYDIKELRMELPAGETVNFKAGQFMQFYTKPYDKVKEEVFRAYSISSPPQDNNHVELVIRQVPEGLCSTYVHKHLKEGDQVRLSGPYGDFYYRGNCDTMIMVAAGSGLAPMRSLIYDNLHKKVPVDMVFYFGARAQDDLYYIEEFTKLAEENENFTFIPTLSRPDEGWTGDKGRVTDLLDRDLEDGTGAQGKEAYLCGSPGFLKSVNEMLMKKGFDKETQIFYDEF comes from the coding sequence ATGATTCAAGATATTTTGACCGGCACCTTTAGTATTACAGCCATCGCCGGCGGCCTGGCCGTGATCATTTCGGTGGCGGAGCGCTACCTGAACAACTACGGCGAATGCAAGATCGACATTAATGACGGAACCAAGGAACTGGTGGTGGACGGCGGAAACAATCTTCTGACCACTTTATCCGACAAAAAGCTCTTTATTCCTTCCGCATGCGGCGGCAAAGCCACCTGTGGCCTGTGCAAGGTCCAGGTGTTTGAAGGGGCCGGCCCTCTGCTGCCCACTGAGGAACCTTACCTGACCCAGAAAGAACGGGACAACCACTACCGACTGGCCTGTCAGATCAAGGTCAAAGGAAACATGAAACTGGGCATTCCGGAAGAACTGTTCAACATCAAGGAATACAATACCAGACTGGTTTCCCTGAAGGATCTGACCTACGACATCAAAGAGCTGCGCATGGAGCTCCCGGCCGGTGAAACCGTCAATTTCAAGGCGGGACAGTTCATGCAGTTCTATACCAAACCCTATGACAAGGTGAAGGAAGAGGTCTTCCGGGCCTATTCCATTTCATCACCCCCTCAGGACAACAATCATGTGGAACTGGTCATTCGCCAGGTACCGGAAGGCCTCTGCTCAACCTATGTCCACAAGCATCTCAAGGAAGGGGATCAGGTCCGGCTGTCCGGCCCCTACGGAGATTTCTACTACCGAGGCAACTGCGACACCATGATCATGGTAGCGGCCGGTTCAGGACTTGCGCCGATGCGCTCTCTGATCTACGACAACCTGCATAAGAAGGTGCCCGTGGACATGGTCTTCTACTTCGGAGCCAGAGCCCAGGATGATCTCTACTACATCGAAGAGTTCACCAAGCTGGCCGAGGAAAACGAAAACTTTACATTTATTCCCACCCTGTCCCGGCCGGATGAGGGTTGGACCGGCGACAAGGGCCGTGTCACCGATCTGCTGGATCGAGATCTGGAAGACGGAACCGGCGCCCAGGGCAAGGAAGCCTATCTGTGCGGATCCCCGGGGTTCCTGAAGTCCGTGAATGAAATGCTGATGAAAAAGGGCTTCGACAAGGAAACCCAGATATTCTATGACGAATTCTAG
- a CDS encoding NADH:ubiquinone reductase (Na(+)-transporting) subunit E (Part of the NQR complex which consists of NqrA, NqrB, NqrC, NqrD, NqrE and NqrF; NQR complex catalyzes the reduction of ubiquinone-1 to ubiquinol by two successive reactions, coupled with the transport of Na(+) ions from the cytoplasm to the periplasm; NqrE is probably involved in the second step, the conversion of ubisemiquinone to ubiquinol.), which yields MEVAPNISPIVIFFASIFTSNMILSNFLGMCSYLSVSSEFKTANGLGKAVVLVLVITNSVNWLLNKYVIMPLGIEYLSFIIYIMVIAAIVQILEMALDRYLPDLHSKLGIFLPLITVNCAVLGATLFQDIRNYSFLQTFLFNLGSGIGWWMAISMLAAIKEKISKNKMPRGLQGIGISFIITGIMALAFIGFSGIFVIQ from the coding sequence ATGGAAGTTGCACCGAATATCAGCCCGATTGTCATTTTCTTCGCGTCGATTTTCACATCCAACATGATCCTGTCGAATTTCCTGGGGATGTGTTCCTACCTCTCCGTTTCCAGTGAATTCAAGACAGCCAACGGACTGGGCAAGGCCGTTGTTCTGGTTCTGGTCATCACCAACTCGGTGAACTGGCTTTTGAACAAGTACGTCATCATGCCTCTTGGCATTGAATATCTGTCCTTCATTATCTACATCATGGTCATCGCGGCCATTGTCCAGATCCTGGAAATGGCGCTGGATCGCTATCTGCCGGATCTGCACTCCAAGCTGGGTATTTTCCTTCCTCTGATTACGGTCAACTGTGCCGTGCTCGGAGCTACCCTGTTCCAGGATATCCGCAACTACAGCTTCCTGCAGACGTTCCTGTTCAACCTGGGATCCGGCATTGGCTGGTGGATGGCCATTTCCATGCTGGCCGCCATCAAGGAGAAGATCTCCAAGAACAAGATGCCGCGCGGTTTGCAGGGCATCGGCATATCCTTCATCATCACCGGCATCATGGCCCTGGCGTTCATTGGATTCTCCGGCATCTTCGTAATACAGTAG
- a CDS encoding 8-oxo-dGTP diphosphatase translates to MNRIEPVELTNMIMIYRGDQILVQERLNPDWPGVTFPGGHVQPRESFIEAARREVWEETGLTVSHLSLCGVKQWTQKDGAFRYVVLFFKSDSFEGEIKDSREGRVFWIRREELDGLTLSDGFRQMLEVFDQDGLSENYHWLEDGAWQCRNL, encoded by the coding sequence ATGAATCGAATTGAACCTGTGGAATTGACGAACATGATCATGATTTACCGGGGGGATCAGATTCTGGTTCAGGAGCGCCTGAATCCGGACTGGCCCGGCGTTACGTTTCCGGGAGGCCATGTTCAGCCGAGGGAGTCCTTCATCGAGGCAGCCCGGCGAGAGGTATGGGAAGAAACCGGTCTGACTGTCTCCCATTTATCCCTGTGCGGGGTCAAGCAATGGACGCAGAAGGACGGAGCGTTCCGGTATGTCGTCCTATTCTTTAAAAGCGATTCCTTTGAAGGGGAAATCAAGGATTCCAGAGAAGGCAGAGTATTCTGGATTCGACGGGAGGAACTGGACGGGCTGACCTTATCCGATGGGTTTCGGCAGATGCTGGAGGTGTTTGACCAGGATGGGCTGTCTGAGAATTACCATTGGCTGGAAGATGGTGCCTGGCAGTGCAGAAATTTGTAG
- a CDS encoding RnfABCDGE type electron transport complex subunit D: MQITKYLTKQKMMRTVLWSLLPIYLFSIYLFGWRVLLVLAVSLVSAFAGELVIMRMINGDKAKVSEAALVTAALFTLTLPPTIPLWITVVGTLFGIIFGKAIFGGFGKNVFNPALVGRAFVYVSFPIQMTVNWQKPFSGFPGGFMHWAGTADLATSVTPMIDMEVNGLSTNPLNLFIGNISGSMGETSAILILLAAAYLIYTKTASWKIMASVAASGIVFTLLFGALGGPQGDPVFSILSGGFLFGTVFMATDPVSAPMKDTSKILYGILIGFVTMVIRSFSLFTEGMMFAILIANSFAPLIDLNVKNWEAKKKAKAAPPPFKEVK; encoded by the coding sequence ATGCAAATTACAAAGTACCTAACCAAACAGAAAATGATGAGGACAGTTCTTTGGAGTCTGCTTCCGATCTATCTATTTTCGATCTATCTGTTTGGCTGGAGGGTTCTCCTGGTGCTGGCCGTATCTCTTGTGAGCGCATTTGCCGGTGAATTGGTCATCATGCGAATGATTAATGGAGACAAGGCCAAGGTATCGGAAGCCGCTCTGGTCACCGCAGCACTCTTCACGCTGACGCTTCCTCCCACCATTCCGCTGTGGATCACAGTGGTCGGCACTCTGTTCGGCATTATCTTTGGCAAAGCCATTTTTGGCGGATTCGGCAAGAATGTCTTCAATCCGGCTTTGGTTGGCCGCGCCTTTGTTTATGTCAGCTTTCCGATTCAGATGACGGTCAACTGGCAGAAGCCGTTCAGCGGGTTCCCCGGCGGATTCATGCACTGGGCAGGCACTGCGGATCTGGCTACTTCCGTGACGCCCATGATCGACATGGAAGTCAACGGACTGTCCACCAATCCACTGAACCTGTTCATCGGAAATATTTCCGGATCCATGGGTGAAACCTCGGCCATTCTGATTCTTCTGGCTGCAGCCTACCTGATCTATACTAAGACTGCTTCCTGGAAGATTATGGCCTCAGTAGCTGCTTCGGGCATCGTGTTTACTCTGCTGTTCGGCGCCCTGGGCGGCCCGCAGGGGGATCCGGTGTTCTCGATTCTGTCCGGCGGCTTCCTGTTCGGTACCGTATTCATGGCCACGGATCCGGTATCGGCTCCCATGAAGGATACCTCCAAGATCCTGTACGGCATCCTGATCGGCTTTGTCACCATGGTCATTCGGAGTTTCTCTCTCTTTACGGAAGGCATGATGTTTGCCATTCTGATCGCCAACTCCTTTGCCCCCCTGATTGACCTGAACGTTAAGAACTGGGAGGCGAAGAAAAAAGCGAAAGCCGCTCCCCCACCATTCAAGGAGGTGAAATAG
- the nagE gene encoding N-acetylglucosamine-specific PTS transporter subunit IIBC yields MNNFFQKLGKSFMLPVSILPVISILFGLGFALDYRGWGQNSIVAAILIKAGGALIDNIPLLFAVGIPVGMSKDRDGAAALSGLAGFLVLRNLLSPESVAMYRKITVAEVNPAFGRIDNVFIGILVGILAALLYDRFSRKELPAALSFFSGRRLVPILTVLSSVVLAGILYVLWPILFGGLVEVGTAIQGMGALGAGIYGFLNRLLIPTGLHHALNAVFWFDTIGINDLGNFWASHGIQGITGRYMGGYFPIMMFGLPGAALAMYHTARPERKKVVGSMLLAGSISAFVTGLTEPIEFLFMFLSPLLYLVHSLLTGVSLFLSAFMQWTAGFNFSAGLIDWFFSTFMPLANQPVMLLVQGLAFFVIYYVVFRWFILKFNLQTPGREADSAEDHPGAVSAGEKSMSAPNSEALSGSSLYQQTARRIYQGLGGSANVVAFDSCATRVRVEVRDSGQIDQELIRSAGITNVLINGPRNVQVIVGPKVQFVADAMHEVAQETNAE; encoded by the coding sequence GTGAATAATTTCTTTCAAAAACTTGGAAAATCCTTTATGCTGCCGGTTTCGATCCTACCGGTCATCTCCATCCTGTTCGGCCTGGGCTTTGCTCTGGATTACCGCGGATGGGGCCAGAACAGCATTGTGGCTGCCATTCTGATTAAGGCAGGCGGCGCTCTCATTGATAATATACCCCTGCTTTTTGCCGTCGGGATCCCGGTGGGCATGTCGAAGGATCGGGATGGGGCGGCGGCGCTGTCCGGGCTGGCCGGCTTTCTGGTGCTGCGCAATCTGCTGAGCCCCGAGTCCGTCGCCATGTACCGCAAAATCACGGTGGCGGAAGTGAATCCGGCCTTTGGCCGGATCGATAATGTATTTATCGGAATCCTGGTCGGAATTCTGGCCGCTCTCCTCTATGACCGGTTCAGCCGCAAGGAATTGCCGGCAGCTCTGTCCTTTTTCTCAGGGCGACGCCTGGTGCCAATCCTGACCGTTCTGTCCAGCGTTGTTCTGGCCGGAATCCTCTATGTCCTGTGGCCGATTCTGTTCGGCGGGCTGGTTGAGGTGGGTACCGCCATCCAGGGGATGGGAGCTCTCGGTGCAGGCATTTATGGCTTCCTGAACCGGCTGCTGATCCCGACCGGTCTGCATCACGCGCTGAATGCCGTTTTCTGGTTTGATACCATCGGCATCAATGATCTGGGCAATTTCTGGGCATCCCACGGAATCCAGGGAATTACCGGCCGCTATATGGGCGGCTACTTCCCCATCATGATGTTTGGACTGCCCGGAGCGGCCCTGGCCATGTATCACACAGCCCGGCCCGAGCGCAAGAAAGTCGTGGGATCCATGCTTCTGGCCGGCTCCATTTCTGCCTTCGTCACGGGACTGACGGAACCCATTGAGTTCCTGTTTATGTTTCTCTCGCCGCTGCTGTATCTGGTGCACTCCCTGCTGACCGGGGTATCGCTGTTTCTGTCTGCCTTCATGCAGTGGACTGCGGGATTCAACTTTTCAGCCGGCCTCATCGACTGGTTCTTCTCTACCTTCATGCCGCTGGCGAATCAGCCCGTCATGCTTCTGGTCCAGGGACTGGCTTTCTTTGTGATCTACTATGTGGTCTTCCGCTGGTTCATTCTGAAGTTCAATCTCCAGACGCCCGGACGGGAAGCCGATTCCGCCGAGGATCATCCCGGTGCCGTGTCCGCTGGGGAGAAGAGCATGTCTGCCCCGAACTCGGAGGCATTGTCCGGAAGCAGTCTCTATCAGCAGACGGCCCGCAGGATATATCAGGGCCTGGGGGGATCGGCCAATGTCGTGGCCTTTGACAGCTGTGCCACCCGTGTTCGGGTAGAGGTGCGGGATTCCGGTCAGATTGATCAGGAATTGATCCGTTCTGCCGGCATTACCAATGTTTTGATCAATGGACCCAGGAATGTCCAGGTCATTGTCGGGCCAAAGGTCCAGTTTGTGGCAGATGCCATGCATGAGGTGGCGCAGGAGACGAATGCTGAGTAA